Part of the Salinimonas lutimaris genome, TTCTAAGCCGCAGGGTATCGAACCTGTCAAGAGTTGCCGGTAATGACTATCAGCTCCGCGCTTCGTTGATGCCACTGCTTGCGGACATTACTAGCAACACAGGCGAAACCAGTTTTATTGCTGTACCCAGCGGCGGCGAAGTATTTTTTCTTGCCGGCCTGGAAAGTGATAAACCAATAAAATATGCCTCCCCGGAAGGACTCAGAACGCCGATGCCTGGCTCAGCAGCCGGTCTGGTATTGATGGCCTGGAATCCTGAGATTTTCGAATGGATAAAATCAGAGCACCGGCTGGCTATTGGCGGTGACATTGAAAAAGAAATTGAATTGACCCGTACAAGAGGGTTTGCGCTTGATATCGAAAAAGTTGAGAAAGATCTTAGCTGTGTTGCGATCCCTTTTTTCAGAAAAGGCCAGATGGAAGCTGTACTGGGTATTAGTGGCCCTGCATTTCGGCTTTCTGAATCCAAACTGATAAATTACGCACGGTGGATGCAAGATTACTTAGCCGCTCTGGATTTGTAAGTTTCCTCCGACATTACTATATCCTCCTTGGTCAAACAGACTGCTCGTTCCACGCGTTGGCGACGGCCTCAACAACAAGCCGCATTCACCATCGTACTGATGCAGGCTACTGACTGATATTTTCTGACAGAGGGTGTAGCTCAGTCGACATAGGTATTTTAACAGGGCCAGCCCGTAAACTGTGGCTACCTGTTACAGCACAACAAAGCCCGCGCCGATGAACTGGCATTTATACAAAATTCCCTAAATGATATGAATATTGTTGCCAGGCAAGAACCAGCAAGCAAATTACCGGGCGTAAGGCTCGCTATATTTTTGTAGCCCAGTAAGGACTGTCACTGCAAGTGGAGGCAAATACAGCACATCGGCTCCATACAGAAGATATCGCAGCGTTGCCAGACACCATTGATTGCGCCCACTAAAAATCGGGCAGGTCAAAAAGCGCCCATGTTAACGTAGAGGTTGTTCATGGTGTTGTTTATAGGCAAGTCAGGCGTTGCAATGCCATCAACTGCTGCTAAAAAGGCTTCTGTGAAGAGGCACTTTGTACCACTTCTTTGTACAAGTATCTGATTTGACGATTTTTGCAGATTTCAGAAACAACAAAGCCCCGCGAGTGCGGGGCTTTGTCTGAATTTGGCGGAGAGAGAGGGATTCGAACCCTCGAGTGTAACCAATAACGTAAAAAATAATTAATTACAATAACTTACTCAGTGTTAGCTTGCAACCTCTGTACGAGTTTTCTGTACTATACTCTATCAGTATGTTGAGCATCGTTGTCTATTAATTTTCCATTAATGAACACCTGACTTTCCTCCTCGTTCCAAACAACCTTTACATTTTTCCCATCGCTGAGATTTCTCTCATCTATTGGTAAATCAAAGTTCTTAAACTTCAGTGACGGTGACACCAGTTGCAACCGCAGCATATTTAGAGAGGTCAATAGCAAGCGCACCTGACTTTTAGCGTCTCGAGAAATCTTGGAAATTATATTTCCATATAACCCATGTTCTATAGCCTTCATAACTGATTTGCTATCGTAACCGTACTCAATAACTCCAGATTTCTCCACATCACCTGTAAGCATTGAATCTGTGTCAAAATGAAATGAATGTGGTAGCTCGACACTTGGCGAAAAATTAGGGATGATGGTTTCTGTTAAAGATTTGTGTCTGACACCATTAGATACTGATGTCAGATTACTACTAACTATTATAGCGTTTATTTTGTTGAAGTTTCTTTCCATATCGCTAAGCATTTCATACTGAACTCCATCGGTAATATCGAATATAATCCTATGATTCTGAGGAGGAAGTCCTACATGAACGATTAATGGATAATCAGCTACATACTGCTTACTGGCTTTTTTTATATTTCTTCTAATAGCATCCTTCATATCTACCTTTAAAAACTTGGTTATATGTACATAATTAGCATCCTTATAATAGTCGCTTTTTGTACTTTGACTTTTAAAATCTTTAATATTTATATTTCCAAGTAATGGAATTATAGCTTCACCTTCATAAACCCTCCCCCACTCGCCCACACATCTTAATTCAATATTAAATTTATCAAAATTAAGACATACTTCATTTATCTCACTTCCTTTACAATAGTCTTCAACACAATTAATTATTTCTTCTGTATTTATTTTCTCATATCTATCTAAGGCTATAACTTGTACTTGCCAACACTTTTTATACTTTCGCAATACAGCAATTATTTTTTGTACAATGATATCCCAATACGAGTCTTCTTTATTATATTTATCTTCTAATTGCTTTGCTTCAACGTAGAGCACTTCACTTTCATTCGTAACAACTTTGAAGTCTGGCGTCCTAGCATTAACTTCTGGTACAGCCTCTACAGAATAGCCTAAATTTAAATAGTAAAATGCTACGCGTAGCTCGTGAAAACTTGTTTCGAATTGTTGGTTATTTTTTAATGTAAAAAGTATTCTATCCAAATTGACTAGACTTTCACATTTCTTCAACACAACAGCTAAATGATAAAGAATTTTCACATTATGATTATCTCTGACAATGCCTTCATCATTAAAAAAACGTATAGAACCAGAAAGACTTTTCCAAAGATCACAAAGGGGATGAGCTCTTTTTTCTCGTTTTCTTAACTCACTTCTTTTCACACCATCAATAGAGTAACTATCTATCGCTCGAATGAAATCCTCTCCGAGTGACAAGGTCAGTTGCTCTTTTATCCAAATCAAATCTTTATATTCCATTATATATATTCCTACACTATTTAATGACCCTTACTATATAAGTCAGCAAAACGTTTATAAACACTTTTCCGCTATTCTCGCTAGGTATACCCCAAAAGGTGTATTCAAACCTTTATTAAACTAGGCACATATCAAAGGCTTATATTAAGGCCTTGTACTCAGTGGTATTAGTCATAGTTGTAATTGGCCTTAGGAAGCTCCTTAACGGTGCATTATGGCATTGCACTCAGTGGTATTGGTCATAGTGGCTGTCTGCCCTGACGGGGTTACAATGTGGCTACTTAACGTAGCACAAAGAGACCTCTCTACTACTCCCCTTGGGAAGGGTGATTGCTCTGAACGCCAAGTATATCAAGGATCTTAGGGTTTCTTTGTGGTTCTTTAGGGTGTACACGTTGTATTGCTGAGAGGTTGTGCGTATAGTCGCTGCCTTTCCACCAGCTAAGGGACCCAATGGGAACAAAGCGCATCTCACTTTCATCAATAGATATTGAAGACCAGAAATACCAAGTAAGAGACCATAGAAGCGTTCAATGGGGCGCTAAAGTCATACATCAGGACGCCTCAAAGAATCACATCAAGCAGATGGTCAATGACCTCAAGTACAGCAACGCTAAATTCCCGTTAATCCAAGTTTTGAACGAACCTGAAGGTAGCGATAGGTATGTCATTTTTGATGGTTTTCACCGATGTAGTGCTTACATCAAGGTCAACAAGGATACTGGCGGGAAACGTTTTAAACAGATAACAGTTGAGGTAGTTGGTCCAGAGACAGTTAACGATAGACTCTTAGAGATCAATACTGAGCATAAGGCTCTTACATTACAACCAGCTCACCGGACAGAGTTGACTTGGCAGAAATTTCTCAAGTTAGAAAAGAGTAATGCCTCGCTGAGTAAGAAGGAGTTGGCTGAACGCTTATCCGCTAGTACATCAACAATTGGCAACTGGCGTAAATTGGTGAAACAATTCACTGAAGCAGGATTGTTTAAGGATGATAGTCCAGTTGAGAAGAATATCTCGACCAATTACCCAATACTGGTTCAGGCTAAAAAGTGGATAAAGGATCAAGAGTACAGAGACTATGAATCAGAAGGTCTTGATGACTATTTGATAGAAGAGGACAAGAAGGTTTTAGAGAAGATCTTAAAGCTCGCTTTGACAGCAAAAGAAAAGGACAAGTTATTAGATTTCGTCAACGAGAACTGGGGTAAAAACCCTAAATATGTCTTGTATGATGAAGCTCTTGATTCTGGTTTGGTTACATCACCAGAAGGCGGTACAGAGGCCTTCTAACCAAGCTCTGAACGGATTTATTAAAGATATGGCTGGTAGGCTGACAGTAGATGCTGAAAGCCCTCTGAGAAGTCTCTGCGGTTACAGTTGAGCTTGCTTTGCAATGTTGATAATTGTACCCCTAGAAACACCATACTGTAAGGCAAGCTGGCGTTTGCTGGCTCCGCCTTTAAGACTATCTATAATCAAGCTGCGTGTTTCCTCTGACAGCTTAGGCTTACGGCCACCAAAGTTCCCTGATGCAATCTTACCTTCAGTAGTGCGCTCTACAATGAAGTTCCTTTCCATCTCAGCAAAGACACCTAGCAAATGAAGCATAGCCTTGCTCATAGGGTCATCTTTGGTTGTGTCTATATTGTTCTGGTCTATTGCAGTAAAAGTGACGCCACGCTCTTTAAACAAATCCAATGTAGTGAGTACCTGAGTAAGTGAACGGCCCAGTCTATCCAACTTAGTAACTACGACTGTATCACCAGCCCTTACGTAGCCTAGAAGCTCTTCTAAAGCCTTTTTGTTGGTCTCAGCTTTACCAGAGTGTTTGCTCTCAAAGATCTTCTTACAGCCGTACTGAGAGAGCTTTTCACGTTGTATTTTAAGATCCTGATGCTGCGTTGATACTCTTGCAAAACCTACTAAGTCACCCATTTGTCCATTACCCTGATATGTCAAAAACTTATAAGATACTGACAGTCTTCAGGAGTGGTGTCAAGAACTCTAAATTTTGCGAATTTGACAGTGTCAGAGAGTCATCCCTTACTTTTTGACACTCTATTCATCCTTTCCCGTTTTCGCATCATGCGTTTCCTGAACACCTTGAGTTGTCCCCTGTTCCGTTTGCGCATCTTGCGTTTTCGGAACACCATGAGTTGACCCTTGATTCATTTGCGCATCTTGCGTTTTTGGTTCACCTTGGTCGTCTGGCTGGTCCATTTGCGCATCTTGCGTTTTTGGACCACCTTGGTCGTCACGCTGTCCCATTTGCGCATCTTACGTTTTTGGGACACCTTGAGTTTCATATTGCAGCATTTGCCCATTAAGCGTTACTGACACATTTTAAGCCATTAACGTACACCCTGACTCCTTCCAAATTGCATTGATGCCTTCATCTGCTTTACCAAACAAAACAAATAGGTATTAGCTTGTTATCCCTGACCATTGGAGAGCAATGCTTGTTGCTTAGAACAACTTAATACATTTGCTCATTTGCAATATGCCCTGATCCCCTCAGGGTTTTTTATCAGAAGGAAACACAATGACTCAAGTAACAGAAAGCGTATTACGTATCTATTTCCACGCATCATGGAATCCCAAAACCAAAAAAGCCGGAGGTGCTTTTATGCTGACACGTATAGGGAATGAAGGGAATATAGAGCGATCAGGATGGTCATCTGGAATGGTAATGCAATCACAACAGGCTATGGAACTTATGGTGCTGAATAAAGCATTTGATAGGATTAGTAAAAGAGAGCTTGCTGATAGGCCTATAGCTGTTTATACCACCAGCAACTATGTTATACGGAGCATAGATGAATGGATGGTGAAGTGGAAAAAACAAAGCTGGAGAGGTGGAAATAACAAGCTAGTTAAAAATGCAGAACAACTGCTTCAACTAGACACATGGAACAAACAGTTCAAACCTGCATGGCATCTTATTAAAGACGCTGGGGCACACCCAGAAAGTATTGAAGTAAAAGAGAAAAGCACTAGGTGTATGAATGCCGTCTGACAGTTTATTCTCAATTTATGGACACACTACTAATGGCCAAAATGAAATATTCAACCACACATTTATTTTAAAGATAACGGTACGACGCAATCGCCATAAAAGGGGTTTACCTTGACCCCTCCCCCCTGTATCTCTACAACCTTTCTATATTAAGCCTTGGTAATAAGTCTATAGCAGCCTTCTTGCTCTCTAGCGGGACGGAACCATAACGACCACCTTCAGTCTGAGCAGCGTGACCTGTAATAGCATCACTGGTACTGTCTGCTACCTGAAGTCTCCGCATGGCCGTCTTGAAGGAGTGCCTGAAGGCATGTGAAGGCTGAGCAATATCAACGCCCTTACTCCTTACTGCCTTACCCCACCACTCGCCTACTTTGAGGCCTCTGTTACCGTACTTATTGGTAGGTAACTCAGGGAATAACCATTCCTGCTGATGACTAACATAGTCCAGAAAACCTAGCTCAAGGATATGCGCTGGTAACGGGATTTCTCTCACTGAGCTTTCAGATTTAACACTCTGGTTCTTGCCTTCCCTAATATACAAATAATGGATACCAGAATCAGATACACAAACGTCCTCTGAGCGTAGCTGAGCAATCTCGTTGACTCTGGCTCCTGTATACCTGCATAACAATGGAACCCAATAGCAGCCCTGACCATAGGGCTTTTTGGCATTGCTGTCCGTAAAGACCTCATCATTGAAGACTATGCTAATCTCTTGCTCTGTATACCCTCTGTCGTCTCTGGTCTTGGACTTATTAACTTCTTTCTTTACCTGAACTTTGTTGACAGGGTTCAGGGATACTAAGTCTCTTTCAACCGCGTAGCTGAATACAGTAGACAGGTGTCTGAGGTAGACTTTCACTGTGTTGCCAGACAGTGTTTCTAGCTGCTGCTCTTTTGCCAGTGCGATACGCTCGTCCACGCTCTTGCTGCGCAGTGAAGCACTCTTACCTTTAGGTATCTTGTACAGGGTATCTCGAAAATGGACTATATCACTGCGCTGCACTTGGCTTATGTCAATGTTACCAATAATCTCAATGAATACAGATACTTTAGCCTTTGTTTCATCGAGTGTTTTCAGGCGTGTGCCGGTAACGTTTGGCAAAGAACGTTGAACCTCAATATAAGCATTCAGAACCTCTTGTAGAGAGTTTTCACTCACTGGCTTACGTGTCGACACAACTGGTCTAGGCTTTGCCGCTGGTGGCTCTGGGGCGTCTGAAAGAGGCTGTGCATAGATACCCATAGAGACCGGTTCATGATTCCAGTCGTTATTTAAACGAGCGGTACATACACTTTCTAAGTGGTGGGCATAAGTATGAAATGATTTGCCTAGTTCGATATAGGCTGGATTATCATGAGAAAGCCTAATACCTTCGATTTCGAGCTGAGAATCAATTTCACATCTAAAGGCTTCAGCTAGCTGTTTAAAGTCTTCTTCACTAGCAGTAGCTAGCTCTGACCCTGCAAGATGAAGAGTGTCTGTAAAGTACATGTAGGCATGACTGACATCACCGTTTTCCTTTCTCTCAACGTCACGCTTCACCATCAAACTGAAGTCACCAGTGGACTCCATATGGACTTTCACGCGCTTATACCACCGTTCTGCAATAACAATACAGTCGCGTACTGTTAACGAATGATCAGCAGCACCTGACACCTTCAATCTGGCTAGCTCAAACTCGTCCTGTGTTTTCGTAAGATGAGCCGTAAATGCTCGCTTAGCTTCAGAAAGGTTTTTAGTTCTGAGGGATGTCTTTATCTCGCGTTTCTTAACTACCGGAATGAGTTCTTTAGGAACTGCCATTCTGAAGTAGTAAACACCGGAGTTTTTGTCTTTTACTGGGGAAGCCATTCTACTCATCTGTACCACCACTTTGTACAAGTTCGTGGTTACATCAATTTCTCTGTAGGCCTTATATGACAAAGCCCCGCATTCCGCGAGGCCTTGAGGGTATTTGGCGGAGAGAGAGGGATTCGAACCCTCGATACGCTACAAACGTATACACACTTTCCAGGCGTGCGCCTTCAGCCACTCAGCCATCTCTCCAAATTGTCAGCGCTGTTTTGCAACAGCGCGCGTATAGTAGGTAAAGTTTGGCTTCGAATCAAGAATTTGAAGCAAAAAACTCACCAAGTGCTGATTTATTAAGCGTTACCGCCGGCTTTTGCTTTCAGTGTGGCCGAAAAGTCCAGCATACGGTTCAGCGGAATCAGCGCTTTGTGACGTAACGCATCGTCCACATGAATCTCATGGTTATTCATGCCTTCGGTCAGTGAGTTATAAATCGCCTGTAAGCCATTCATTGCCATCCACGGACAATGCGCACAACTGCGACACTGTGCGCCACTACCGCCTGTAGGGGCTTCTATAAACGTCTTATTGGGCATCAGCTGCTGCATCTTATAAAAGATGCCCTTATCCGTGGCGACCACAAATGTCTGGTTAGGCATGTCCTGAGCCGCTTTAATCAGCTGGCTGGTTGAGCCAACCGCATCGGCCATCTCTACCACGCTGGCGGGTGACTCAGGATGTACCAGAATAGCCGCATCAGGATAGATGGCTTTCATATCCTGCAATTTCTGCGCTGAAAACTCATCGTGAACAATACACTCACCTTGCCACATCAGCATGTCGGCACCGGTTTTGTTGGCGATGTAAGATCCCAGGTGACGATCCGGCCCCCAGATAATCTTATGACCCTGTTCATCCAGATGCTCCACTATCTCCAGCGCAATACTGGATGTGACCACCCAGTCAGCCCTGGCTTTCACCGCAGCAGACGTGTTGGCGTAGACCACCACGGTATGGTCAGGATGGGAATCACAAAATTCGGTAAACTCTTTTGCCGGGCAGCCAATATCCAGTGAGCAGGTAGCTTCTAAGGTCGGCATCAGTACGGTTTTTTCCGGGCTCAGGATTTTAGCGGTCTCGCCCATGAACTTTACACCGGCCACGATCAGTGTCTGCTGTGACACATCACGGCCAAACCGTGCCATCTCAAGAGAGTCTGCCACACACCCACCGGTTTCCTCGGCTAACGCCTGAATTTCAGGATCGGTGTAGTAATGCGCTACCAATACAGCATTTTTTTGCTTAAGTAACGTTTTAATTTCGGCTTTTAATTCTGCCTGACGTTCCCGGGAAAGCGGAGCCGGCTTGGCAGGAAAAGGATAATCAACTTGTTCTACGCGAAATGCGACTGTCATAACTAAAGACCTGATAAACGACAGTTAAACCGGACGCAATTATACCCGACTGTCATTAAGAATTCATAAAGTAGAGGTATGAATAAATCACACGGTTTCAAGGGCGACTCCCCTGAAGATCTGCGCGCAGTATATCAAAAAAATGCCAGACAGGATGAGATTAAAATACGCTCGGCGATATTTTATTTGGAAAGTAATGGGTATCAGGAAAAAAGATATGGTGGAGGGGGCAGGATTCGAACCTGCGAAGGCTGAGCCGGCAGATTTACAGTCTGCTCCCGTTGACCGCTTGGGTACCCCTCCAAAGGGTATGTAACTGGCAAATATGAAGATTGCCGGTCGGTATTGCTGTGCATCTGTAAAAGATGGTGGGTCGTGCTGGATTCGAACCAGCGACCAATTGATTAAAAGTCAACTGCTCTACCAACTGAGCTAACGACCCATCTGATTGTGTCCCGAAGGACTAACACTTATTATCACGATATGATTGAAATGGTGGGTCGTGCTGGATTCGAACCAGCGACCAATTGATTAAAAGTCAACTGCTCTACCAACTGAGCTAACGACCCTTTCAATAATATCGGATTGTATCCGCCACTTTTAAGTAAAGTGGTGGAGGGGGCAGGATTCGAACCTGCGAAGGCTGAGCCGGCAGATTTACAGTCTGCTCCCGTTGACCGCTTGGGTACCCCTCCAAAGGATGATGGTGACGATGCGAACATCGTACTGTGCTGCCTGAGCAGACTGCTTACTCCACCAACAGAGTTGCAGTGCGTCCTGAAAAGATGGTGGGTCGTGCTGGATTCGAACCAGCGACCAATTGATTAAAAGTCAACTGCTCTACCAACTGAGCTAACGACCCATCTTAGGTTTGGCCAGGACGGCCTGAGATTCAGTGAATCTCGCAGATTTTGTTGAGATGGTGGGTCGTGCTGGATTCGAACCAGCGACCAATTGATTAAAAGTCAACTGCTCTACCAACTGAGCTAACGACCCATCTCAATGCGAAAAGTATTTACCCACCTCAAAAATGAGTGGTGGGTCGTGCTGGATTCGAACCAGCGACCAATTGATTAAAAGTCAACTGCTCTACCAACTGAGCTAACGACCCATACTTTTTCCGCTGTTGCCTCTCTGCGGCAACGGCGGCATATATTACTCAATTCCTGATGTGGTGCAACCCCAAATTGCCTTTTATTTTGTTTTTTTAAGGAAAATCGTGTCAAGCGGTCAAAATCACAACAAAACGTTTAATAATCCTACCGCGCCTTGTCTGACTTCAGGTCCTGCTTCAGCTTAAAATCATATAATCCGTTATATCGGAGGGTGTAGCAGCCAGCAACAAAAAAGCCTCCCGAAGGAGGCTTTTGACTACAGAGAACCCATTCTGGCTTCTGCCAGTTTTCTGGCCGAAGAATTGGGATAATCTGAGATGACCTGATTAAAGAACGATTTTGCCTGACCGTTGTTGCCCTGGCGCTGTTCAATAATCCCCAGCTTTAGCAGCGCTTCTGCCCGCTTGCTGGAGTCGGTAAAACGATTGGCAACCACATTGAACTGCTCTTTCGCGTCTGTCCATTTTTGTTTATTAAACAAAAGCTGGCCTAACCAGTAGTGAGCGTTAGCGGCATACTGGCTATCAGGAAATTGCTGTATAAATGACTGAAATGCCGGAATCGCTTTATCATATTCCCGGGATTTCAGGATCAGATTCACCGCATTATCATAAGCATCGCTTTCGCTTTGCCCCGAACCTGCTGACTGACTACCCTGATCTGACTGCGATGCACGTTGTTGAGACTGAGCCGGTGACTGACTGCCGCTTCCCTGACGGGGAGCGCTGGCGGAGTCTGATAAACCTGACTGACTCTGGCCCGCGGCTTGTTTTAATGCCTCTACCCGTTTGTCGATCTCAAGATACAACTCACGCTGACGCTGCAGCACTTTTTCCAGCTGATTGGTGTGTACTTCAACCGCACCACGCAGCTCGTCAATTTCACCCTGCATCGTGTCCAGCTGCTGCTGTAAACGATGCTGCATTTCCGTACGACTGTCGACCATTCGCTCCAGATAAGTAATGCGCTGTTCCATCGTTCGGTTACTGCTGCCACTGGCTGCAGAACGTTGCGCTGAATCACCTACATCATACACCGG contains:
- a CDS encoding recombinase family protein, yielding MGDLVGFARVSTQHQDLKIQREKLSQYGCKKIFESKHSGKAETNKKALEELLGYVRAGDTVVVTKLDRLGRSLTQVLTTLDLFKERGVTFTAIDQNNIDTTKDDPMSKAMLHLLGVFAEMERNFIVERTTEGKIASGNFGGRKPKLSEETRSLIIDSLKGGASKRQLALQYGVSRGTIINIAKQAQL
- a CDS encoding site-specific integrase, producing the protein MSRMASPVKDKNSGVYYFRMAVPKELIPVVKKREIKTSLRTKNLSEAKRAFTAHLTKTQDEFELARLKVSGAADHSLTVRDCIVIAERWYKRVKVHMESTGDFSLMVKRDVERKENGDVSHAYMYFTDTLHLAGSELATASEEDFKQLAEAFRCEIDSQLEIEGIRLSHDNPAYIELGKSFHTYAHHLESVCTARLNNDWNHEPVSMGIYAQPLSDAPEPPAAKPRPVVSTRKPVSENSLQEVLNAYIEVQRSLPNVTGTRLKTLDETKAKVSVFIEIIGNIDISQVQRSDIVHFRDTLYKIPKGKSASLRSKSVDERIALAKEQQLETLSGNTVKVYLRHLSTVFSYAVERDLVSLNPVNKVQVKKEVNKSKTRDDRGYTEQEISIVFNDEVFTDSNAKKPYGQGCYWVPLLCRYTGARVNEIAQLRSEDVCVSDSGIHYLYIREGKNQSVKSESSVREIPLPAHILELGFLDYVSHQQEWLFPELPTNKYGNRGLKVGEWWGKAVRSKGVDIAQPSHAFRHSFKTAMRRLQVADSTSDAITGHAAQTEGGRYGSVPLESKKAAIDLLPRLNIERL
- a CDS encoding RNase H family protein; its protein translation is MTQVTESVLRIYFHASWNPKTKKAGGAFMLTRIGNEGNIERSGWSSGMVMQSQQAMELMVLNKAFDRISKRELADRPIAVYTTSNYVIRSIDEWMVKWKKQSWRGGNNKLVKNAEQLLQLDTWNKQFKPAWHLIKDAGAHPESIEVKEKSTRCMNAV
- the ybgF gene encoding tol-pal system protein YbgF; this encodes MLKGAALSVALGLSGAVLAQAPVYDVGDSAQRSAASGSSNRTMEQRITYLERMVDSRTEMQHRLQQQLDTMQGEIDELRGAVEVHTNQLEKVLQRQRELYLEIDKRVEALKQAAGQSQSGLSDSASAPRQGSGSQSPAQSQQRASQSDQGSQSAGSGQSESDAYDNAVNLILKSREYDKAIPAFQSFIQQFPDSQYAANAHYWLGQLLFNKQKWTDAKEQFNVVANRFTDSSKRAEALLKLGIIEQRQGNNGQAKSFFNQVISDYPNSSARKLAEARMGSL
- a CDS encoding ParB N-terminal domain-containing protein, with the translated sequence MGTKRISLSSIDIEDQKYQVRDHRSVQWGAKVIHQDASKNHIKQMVNDLKYSNAKFPLIQVLNEPEGSDRYVIFDGFHRCSAYIKVNKDTGGKRFKQITVEVVGPETVNDRLLEINTEHKALTLQPAHRTELTWQKFLKLEKSNASLSKKELAERLSASTSTIGNWRKLVKQFTEAGLFKDDSPVEKNISTNYPILVQAKKWIKDQEYRDYESEGLDDYLIEEDKKVLEKILKLALTAKEKDKLLDFVNENWGKNPKYVLYDEALDSGLVTSPEGGTEAF
- the nadA gene encoding quinolinate synthase NadA produces the protein MTVAFRVEQVDYPFPAKPAPLSRERQAELKAEIKTLLKQKNAVLVAHYYTDPEIQALAEETGGCVADSLEMARFGRDVSQQTLIVAGVKFMGETAKILSPEKTVLMPTLEATCSLDIGCPAKEFTEFCDSHPDHTVVVYANTSAAVKARADWVVTSSIALEIVEHLDEQGHKIIWGPDRHLGSYIANKTGADMLMWQGECIVHDEFSAQKLQDMKAIYPDAAILVHPESPASVVEMADAVGSTSQLIKAAQDMPNQTFVVATDKGIFYKMQQLMPNKTFIEAPTGGSGAQCRSCAHCPWMAMNGLQAIYNSLTEGMNNHEIHVDDALRHKALIPLNRMLDFSATLKAKAGGNA
- a CDS encoding IclR family transcriptional regulator, whose protein sequence is MIQSVSRTFTILEIIARNGGEAKLQEIARLSGIKQTTAHNLLKTLCELGYVRRNQGSTGYFLSRRVSNLSRVAGNDYQLRASLMPLLADITSNTGETSFIAVPSGGEVFFLAGLESDKPIKYASPEGLRTPMPGSAAGLVLMAWNPEIFEWIKSEHRLAIGGDIEKEIELTRTRGFALDIEKVEKDLSCVAIPFFRKGQMEAVLGISGPAFRLSESKLINYARWMQDYLAALDL